The proteins below come from a single Tissierella sp. MB52-C2 genomic window:
- a CDS encoding YggT family protein yields the protein MILLYKSITILLNLIELLILVRIIFSFLNIRGENIVIKFVYELTEPVLGTARNLLDKTGIKTGMFDFSPVVAIIFLRIIYYLVGRILL from the coding sequence ATGATACTTTTATATAAGTCCATTACAATATTGCTTAACTTAATTGAATTACTAATTCTAGTAAGGATAATATTTTCTTTCTTAAATATCCGTGGAGAGAATATTGTTATTAAATTTGTTTATGAATTGACAGAGCCTGTTCTTGGAACTGCCAGGAATTTACTTGATAAGACTGGTATAAAAACTGGAATGTTTGACTTTTCACCAGTAGTAGCTATTATATTTTTAAGAATAATATATTACCTTGTTGGTAGAATTTTATTATAG
- a CDS encoding cell division protein SepF, giving the protein MNTFMDKIKYFIGVQDLEEEERYEEEYIDYDEDYDTVVPTKTKKVNNKVVNIHTNSNMKIVVHEPLSYDEAPSIIDDLKSRKTVIVNLEQLDNGIKRQIFDFISGGLYAMEGNIQKVTKDIFIFAPSNVEIDGLKEELKSRGLFSW; this is encoded by the coding sequence ATGAATACTTTTATGGATAAGATTAAATATTTTATAGGAGTACAGGATTTAGAGGAAGAAGAGAGATATGAGGAAGAATATATAGATTATGATGAAGACTATGATACAGTAGTACCAACAAAAACAAAAAAGGTAAATAATAAAGTAGTAAATATCCATACTAATAGTAATATGAAGATTGTAGTACATGAACCTCTTAGTTACGACGAAGCACCAAGCATCATAGATGATTTAAAATCTAGAAAGACAGTTATAGTAAACTTAGAGCAGTTAGATAATGGAATTAAGAGACAAATCTTTGATTTTATCAGCGGTGGATTATATGCAATGGAAGGGAATATTCAAAAGGTTACAAAGGATATCTTTATCTTTGCCCCTAGTAATGTAGAAATAGATGGATTAAAAGAAGAACTAAAGAGTAGGGGATTATTTTCTTGGTAA
- a CDS encoding YggS family pyridoxal phosphate-dependent enzyme: MEGIKISIQDNIQIIEENVEKALKRSGRDGEKVELIAVTKTIDIDRIKEALDYGIVNIGENRVQELDIKYEALGNKINYHMIGHLQTNKVRNIINRTRLVHSLDRLSLANELDKRSKKEGIITEVLLQVNVAEEETKFGLEVNEVLSFLEKVLVLENIRIRGLMTIAPHTSDEEVLRKVFRTLYNLKEDIKSRNYKELSMDYLSMGMSNDYELAIEEGSNMIRVGSNIFGKRNY, from the coding sequence ATGGAGGGGATAAAAATATCTATTCAAGACAATATACAGATTATAGAAGAAAACGTTGAAAAAGCCTTAAAGAGATCAGGTAGAGATGGAGAAAAAGTAGAGTTAATAGCTGTGACGAAAACCATTGATATTGATAGGATAAAAGAAGCCCTTGATTATGGAATTGTCAATATAGGAGAAAATAGAGTTCAAGAATTAGACATTAAGTATGAAGCATTAGGGAATAAAATAAATTATCACATGATAGGGCACCTACAGACTAATAAAGTAAGAAACATTATCAATAGAACAAGGTTAGTACATTCTTTAGATAGACTGTCATTAGCTAATGAACTAGACAAAAGGTCAAAAAAAGAAGGAATAATTACAGAGGTTCTATTACAAGTCAATGTAGCTGAAGAAGAAACTAAATTTGGACTTGAAGTAAATGAAGTACTAAGTTTTTTAGAAAAAGTTTTAGTTTTAGAAAACATTAGAATTAGAGGACTAATGACCATAGCACCTCATACAAGTGATGAGGAAGTTTTAAGAAAGGTTTTTAGAACTTTATACAATTTAAAAGAAGACATAAAAAGCAGAAATTATAAAGAACTATCTATGGATTATTTATCCATGGGAATGTCAAACGATTATGAGTTAGCCATAGAGGAAGGTTCAAATATGATTAGAGTTGGATCTAATATATTTGGAAAAAGAAATTATTAG
- a CDS encoding HlyD family efflux transporter periplasmic adaptor subunit — MSYDKREKSRRKRKNVRIIIISFVVLYLLFRSVPSLLANGAKTILPEIGDLTTKFSAEGFLIKHETVIKSEVKGQLEMLAAEGTRLAAGSEVVSVNSLKDTSSLKEELEQVEESISALEKSEAETKLIINEKEKVENLKESLVDELQSSIIAGNFDEIYLLKDQLALYDEKIKDVSFSNTLAGQSLGNLKSKREVINEEIKSNHAKYYSAHGGIVSYIIDGYEETYLPKELENYTYDKLNSIKSKKNEVKTEVDVGQPIYKIIDNFEWYIAMKIEDLKEIKGFEVGDSVQIQMNENNYDLKGRIVSINESGKKGVMIVRFTTKLHDYYDIRFTSVDVIQSRKEGYRIPTKAIIDKDNLSGVYIKDKSGIVKFRPVKIIGQDNDYTYVDMGDNGNILLEGEEKPTKTITLFDEIFINTTSIKEGQILN, encoded by the coding sequence ATGTCTTATGATAAAAGAGAAAAGAGCAGAAGAAAAAGAAAAAATGTTCGAATTATAATAATATCCTTTGTGGTTTTATATCTATTGTTTAGATCTGTTCCATCATTACTTGCTAATGGTGCAAAGACGATCCTTCCCGAAATAGGAGATTTAACTACTAAGTTTTCTGCTGAAGGTTTTTTGATAAAACATGAAACAGTAATAAAATCAGAAGTTAAGGGACAATTAGAAATGTTGGCTGCTGAAGGTACTAGATTAGCGGCAGGTTCTGAGGTTGTATCTGTTAATTCATTGAAAGATACATCTTCCTTAAAAGAAGAGTTGGAACAAGTGGAAGAGTCTATTTCAGCTTTAGAAAAATCTGAAGCTGAAACTAAGTTAATAATAAATGAAAAAGAGAAGGTAGAAAATCTAAAAGAATCTTTAGTAGATGAATTACAATCAAGTATAATTGCGGGAAATTTTGATGAAATATATTTGCTTAAAGACCAATTAGCATTATATGATGAAAAGATTAAAGATGTTTCCTTTTCCAATACTCTTGCAGGCCAAAGTTTAGGAAATTTAAAATCTAAAAGAGAAGTCATAAATGAAGAAATCAAGAGTAATCATGCAAAGTACTATTCAGCACACGGTGGGATTGTATCTTATATAATAGATGGCTATGAAGAAACTTATTTACCTAAAGAATTAGAAAACTATACTTATGATAAATTAAATTCAATTAAGTCTAAAAAAAATGAGGTAAAAACTGAAGTAGATGTTGGACAACCTATATATAAAATAATAGATAATTTTGAATGGTATATTGCTATGAAAATAGAAGATCTAAAAGAAATAAAAGGCTTTGAAGTAGGAGACAGCGTTCAGATTCAGATGAATGAAAACAATTATGATCTAAAGGGAAGAATTGTTTCAATTAATGAATCAGGGAAAAAAGGAGTTATGATAGTAAGATTTACTACTAAGCTACATGATTATTACGATATTAGATTTACAAGTGTTGATGTTATACAAAGTAGAAAAGAGGGCTATAGGATACCTACTAAAGCGATAATAGATAAAGATAATTTATCAGGGGTATATATTAAAGATAAAAGTGGTATAGTGAAGTTTAGGCCTGTAAAAATCATAGGTCAAGATAATGATTATACGTATGTTGATATGGGTGATAACGGTAATATTTTATTGGAAGGTGAAGAAAAGCCTACAAAAACCATTACATTATTTGATGAAATATTTATAAATACCACTAGTATAAAAGAAGGACAAATACTTAACTAA